The following proteins come from a genomic window of Nocardiopsis sp. YSL2:
- a CDS encoding RIP metalloprotease — protein MVLAMTVIGIILFVLGLLFSIAWHELGHLSTAKMFGIKCTEYMVGFGKTLWSVRRGETEYGVKLVPLGGFVRMVGMLPPARRTPDDGGRKLSRWRAMAEDAREASYVELAPEDQDRQFYQRAPWKRLIVMFAGPAMNVVLAAILLAILFMGIGVPQSTTTIGAVSECVAPVGSSVSDCEGLPPTPAAEAGLEPGDVIVSVDGEPAPDWNSANQLIRRSLGSTEIVVERDGEPRAFDVDIIENELPARDAEGEILYETDADGERVYDDEGFAVYRTETVGFLGIVFLNERAPLTLGESAAEMGSMLVAVGEALINLPSRVPEVFAAAFLGEQRTQDSPVGIVGISRIGGEIMSQGLPVADTAALMIQILAGVNLFLFAFNMLPILPLDGGHMAGAIWEWIKRGWARLTKRPDPGPVDVALLTPVAYVVVACFLVFSVVLLIADVVNPVRLFG, from the coding sequence ATGGTCCTGGCGATGACCGTGATCGGGATCATCCTGTTCGTACTGGGACTGTTGTTCTCGATCGCCTGGCACGAACTCGGTCACCTCTCCACGGCCAAGATGTTCGGCATCAAGTGCACCGAGTACATGGTCGGTTTCGGCAAGACCCTCTGGTCCGTCCGGCGCGGGGAGACCGAGTACGGCGTCAAGCTCGTCCCCCTCGGCGGATTCGTGCGCATGGTCGGCATGCTGCCGCCGGCGCGCAGGACCCCCGACGACGGGGGCCGCAAGCTCTCGCGCTGGCGGGCGATGGCCGAGGACGCCCGTGAGGCCTCCTACGTCGAGCTGGCGCCGGAGGACCAGGACCGCCAGTTCTACCAGCGGGCGCCGTGGAAGCGGCTGATCGTCATGTTCGCCGGCCCGGCGATGAACGTCGTGCTGGCCGCGATCCTGCTCGCCATTCTGTTCATGGGCATCGGCGTCCCGCAGAGCACCACCACCATCGGTGCGGTCAGCGAGTGCGTGGCGCCCGTGGGCAGCTCGGTCAGCGACTGCGAGGGCCTGCCGCCCACCCCGGCGGCGGAGGCCGGCCTGGAGCCGGGCGACGTCATCGTCTCGGTGGACGGGGAGCCCGCGCCCGACTGGAACTCCGCCAACCAGCTGATCCGGCGGTCGCTGGGCAGCACCGAGATCGTCGTCGAGCGCGACGGCGAGCCGCGCGCCTTCGACGTCGACATCATCGAGAACGAGCTGCCCGCGCGCGACGCCGAGGGCGAGATCCTCTACGAGACCGACGCCGACGGCGAACGGGTCTACGACGACGAGGGCTTCGCCGTCTACCGGACCGAGACGGTGGGCTTCCTCGGCATCGTCTTCCTCAACGAGCGGGCGCCGCTCACCCTGGGGGAGTCCGCGGCGGAGATGGGCAGCATGCTCGTCGCCGTCGGCGAGGCCCTCATCAACCTGCCCAGCCGGGTCCCGGAGGTGTTCGCCGCCGCCTTCCTGGGCGAGCAGCGCACGCAGGACTCCCCGGTGGGTATCGTCGGCATCTCCCGCATCGGCGGCGAGATCATGTCGCAGGGGCTGCCGGTCGCCGACACCGCGGCGCTGATGATCCAGATCCTGGCCGGGGTCAACCTCTTCCTGTTCGCCTTCAACATGCTCCCGATCCTGCCGCTGGACGGCGGTCACATGGCGGGTGCGATCTGGGAGTGGATCAAGCGCGGCTGGGCGAGACTGACCAAGCGGCCCGACCCGGGGCCGGTGGACGTGGCACTGCTGACACCGGTCGCCTACGTCGTGGTCGCGTGCTTCCTGGTCTTCAGCGTGGTGCTGCTGATCGCCGACGTGGTCAACCCGGTCAGACTGTTCGGTTGA
- the dxr gene encoding 1-deoxy-D-xylulose-5-phosphate reductoisomerase: MILGSTGSIGTQAVDIVQRNPGRFRVVGLAAGGGRVDLLAKQAADLGVGTVAVADPERAAELAAALSGHGSDATVLAGADGVAELAGSACDVVLNGITGALGLESTLAALWAGRRLALANKESLIIGGPLVRDLAAPGQIVPVDSEHYALAQCFPYLPEGELGSLAQGHVHARRDEVRRLVVTASGGPFRGRTRRDLADVAPEDALRHPTWSMGPVITVNSATLVNKGLEVIEAHLLFDMPLDRIDVVVHPQSIVHSMVEYVDGSTIAKASPPSMMIPIAYGLGAPDRVPGAAPGLDWTTAQNWTFEPLDHEAFPAVRLACEVGAEGGTAPAVYNAANEEAVDAFLKGNLAFPAIMDTVARVVSDHQRAGQRGPSPSELTLGDVYAADSWARARAHELLAG, encoded by the coding sequence GTGATCCTCGGCTCCACCGGATCCATCGGGACCCAGGCCGTCGACATCGTCCAGCGCAATCCGGGGCGCTTCCGGGTCGTCGGGCTCGCCGCGGGCGGCGGCCGGGTGGACCTGCTCGCCAAACAGGCGGCCGATCTCGGTGTCGGAACCGTCGCGGTGGCCGACCCCGAACGCGCGGCCGAGCTGGCCGCGGCGCTGTCGGGGCACGGCAGCGACGCCACCGTGCTGGCCGGGGCCGACGGTGTCGCCGAGCTGGCCGGATCCGCGTGCGACGTCGTCCTCAACGGCATCACGGGGGCGCTGGGCCTGGAGTCCACCCTCGCCGCCCTGTGGGCCGGCCGCCGGCTCGCGCTGGCCAACAAGGAGTCCCTCATCATCGGCGGTCCGCTGGTGCGCGATCTGGCCGCACCCGGCCAGATCGTCCCGGTCGACTCCGAGCACTACGCCCTGGCCCAGTGCTTCCCCTACCTGCCCGAGGGTGAGCTGGGCAGCCTCGCCCAGGGCCACGTGCACGCCCGCCGCGACGAGGTGCGCCGCCTGGTCGTCACCGCCAGCGGAGGGCCCTTCCGCGGCCGCACCCGCCGCGACCTGGCCGACGTCGCGCCCGAGGACGCCCTGCGGCACCCCACGTGGAGCATGGGCCCGGTCATCACGGTCAACTCCGCGACCCTGGTCAACAAGGGCCTGGAGGTCATCGAGGCCCACCTTCTGTTCGACATGCCGCTGGACCGCATCGACGTCGTCGTGCACCCGCAGTCCATCGTCCACTCGATGGTGGAGTACGTGGACGGGTCCACCATCGCCAAGGCCAGCCCGCCCAGCATGATGATCCCGATCGCCTACGGCCTGGGCGCTCCCGACCGGGTCCCCGGTGCCGCTCCCGGACTGGACTGGACCACCGCCCAGAACTGGACCTTCGAGCCGCTGGACCACGAGGCCTTCCCCGCGGTCCGGCTGGCGTGCGAGGTCGGAGCGGAGGGCGGGACCGCGCCCGCGGTCTACAACGCCGCCAACGAGGAGGCGGTCGACGCCTTCCTGAAGGGAAACCTCGCGTTCCCGGCCATCATGGACACTGTGGCACGGGTAGTCTCGGATCACCAGCGGGCGGGGCAACGGGGGCCGTCGCCCTCGGAGCTGACCCTCGGCGACGTGTACGCCGCTGACAGCTGGGCCCGGGCCCGCGCACACGAGCTGCTCGCGGGTTAG
- a CDS encoding CocE/NonD family hydrolase has product MHSAPLPPPVPDPRTPPPARGPARTLARLLAGALAALLTAVLLPAAPAAAAVGATVTHETITGHGGAELQAKVFTPTGVEGPHPLLVMPSAWGTPNLIYVGAAHRLAHESGYQVIAYTSRGFYDSGGEIEVAGPEDRADASAVIDWALENTDADPERIGMGGISYGGGISLLTAAEDDRVRAVAALSGWTDLAASLYPEATVNEQAAELLLLAGNLTGRPGESLREMEREYRNGNIQPALDLAPDRSVATKVDSINANGTAVMLANAWNDGIFPPGQITDFYEALEGPKRLMLAPGDHATQEAFGAVGLPNEIWASVGDWFDHHLKGEANAVATDDPVHVRPNNGRGGWTTHPDWPSVTGSTETYYLDRPSTHWFRWQSSGNMEPEPSTDWGYRFRTGIGTTAQSGTVLLSGALQQFFDVPTGVSLPLIDRYRAAVWTSPRFPDGARVAGTPEAVFTLTPTAPDQSVFVYLYAIDGGGTGSLVSHTPHTLRDAVPGEPVTVRADLQPVVWDVPAGHRLAVVVDSKDYRYDSESRIGHRVTVTSPAQAPTQVTIPLA; this is encoded by the coding sequence ATGCACTCCGCGCCCCTTCCTCCGCCCGTGCCCGACCCCCGGACCCCACCGCCCGCCCGCGGGCCCGCGCGCACCCTCGCGCGCCTGCTCGCCGGCGCCCTGGCCGCACTGCTGACCGCCGTGCTGCTGCCCGCCGCACCCGCCGCCGCGGCGGTCGGCGCCACGGTCACCCACGAGACGATCACCGGCCACGGCGGCGCCGAGCTCCAGGCCAAGGTATTCACCCCCACCGGCGTGGAGGGCCCGCACCCGCTGCTGGTCATGCCCTCCGCCTGGGGCACCCCCAACCTGATCTACGTCGGCGCCGCCCACCGGCTCGCCCACGAGTCCGGCTACCAGGTGATCGCCTACACCTCCCGCGGCTTCTACGACTCCGGCGGCGAGATCGAGGTGGCCGGCCCCGAGGACCGCGCCGACGCCAGTGCCGTCATCGACTGGGCGCTGGAGAACACCGACGCCGACCCCGAGCGGATCGGCATGGGCGGCATCTCCTACGGCGGCGGCATCAGCCTGCTGACCGCCGCCGAGGACGACCGCGTGCGCGCGGTGGCCGCGCTCAGCGGGTGGACCGACCTGGCCGCCTCCCTCTACCCCGAGGCCACCGTCAACGAGCAGGCCGCCGAGCTGCTGCTGCTGGCCGGAAACCTCACCGGGCGCCCCGGCGAGAGCCTGCGGGAGATGGAGCGGGAGTACCGGAACGGGAACATCCAGCCGGCCCTGGACCTGGCCCCCGACCGTTCCGTGGCCACCAAGGTCGACAGCATCAACGCCAACGGCACCGCCGTCATGCTCGCCAACGCGTGGAACGACGGCATCTTCCCTCCCGGACAGATCACCGACTTCTACGAGGCGCTGGAGGGCCCCAAGCGGCTCATGCTGGCCCCCGGCGACCACGCCACCCAGGAGGCGTTCGGCGCGGTCGGCCTGCCCAACGAGATCTGGGCCTCCGTGGGCGACTGGTTCGACCACCACCTCAAGGGCGAGGCCAACGCCGTCGCCACCGACGACCCGGTCCACGTGCGGCCCAACAACGGACGCGGCGGCTGGACCACCCATCCCGACTGGCCCTCGGTGACCGGCTCCACCGAGACCTACTACCTGGACCGCCCGAGCACCCACTGGTTCCGCTGGCAGAGCAGCGGGAACATGGAGCCCGAGCCCTCGACCGACTGGGGCTACCGGTTCCGCACCGGCATCGGCACGACCGCCCAGAGCGGCACGGTGCTGCTCTCCGGGGCCCTCCAGCAGTTCTTCGACGTGCCGACCGGGGTCTCGCTGCCCCTGATCGACCGCTACCGGGCCGCCGTGTGGACCAGCCCGCGCTTCCCGGACGGCGCGCGCGTGGCGGGCACGCCCGAGGCGGTGTTCACGCTGACGCCGACCGCGCCGGACCAGTCGGTGTTCGTGTACCTGTACGCCATCGACGGCGGCGGCACCGGATCGCTGGTGTCGCACACCCCCCACACCCTGCGCGACGCCGTGCCGGGCGAGCCCGTGACGGTGCGCGCGGACCTCCAGCCTGTGGTGTGGGACGTGCCGGCCGGACACCGCCTCGCGGTGGTGGTGGACAGCAAGGACTACCGCTACGACAGCGAGAGCCGGATCGGCCACCGTGTCACGGTGACCTCCCCGGCGCAGGCACCGACGCAGGTCACGATCCCGCTCGCCTGA
- a CDS encoding serine protease, translating into MNVPTTPKILACLAAAAVLLGGTAAADRLPSPASALTRTVSSTEEAPDREALSRADGVSHQAAAVTDAERRAVLDYWTVDRMAAAQPISMAAVDLVEDALQLSERAEAEPQAAPHPDSTGERWTAGGLVARTTGKVFLTMDGRDFTCSASVVDSDNRSTLVTAGHCAKDGRGSWAKNWTFVPGYADGASPHGRYTARDLLVAPRWDREADDSYDFAMAVLNTRDGRTVQEAVGAQRIAFDTWTEERVRDGVQVYTFGYPAASPFDGRDLHYCSGRTTPDTGGTTANGVGCTMTQGSSGGPWFSGFDTGTGRGTISSVVSFKYASDRSTQYGPRLGSAAHRVFEHAERL; encoded by the coding sequence ATGAATGTGCCCACCACTCCCAAGATCCTGGCGTGCCTCGCCGCCGCGGCGGTCCTGCTCGGCGGCACGGCCGCCGCCGACCGGCTCCCCTCCCCCGCCTCCGCCCTCACCCGGACGGTGTCCTCCACCGAGGAGGCCCCCGACCGCGAGGCGCTGTCGCGGGCGGACGGGGTGTCGCACCAGGCGGCCGCCGTCACCGACGCCGAGCGCCGCGCGGTACTCGACTACTGGACGGTCGACCGCATGGCGGCGGCCCAGCCGATCAGCATGGCCGCCGTCGACCTCGTGGAGGACGCCCTCCAGCTCTCGGAGCGCGCCGAGGCCGAGCCGCAGGCGGCACCGCACCCCGACAGCACCGGTGAGCGCTGGACCGCCGGCGGCCTGGTGGCCCGGACGACCGGAAAGGTCTTCCTCACGATGGACGGGCGCGACTTCACGTGCTCGGCGTCGGTCGTGGACTCGGACAACCGGAGCACGCTGGTCACCGCCGGGCACTGCGCCAAGGACGGCCGCGGCTCATGGGCGAAGAACTGGACGTTCGTGCCCGGTTACGCCGACGGCGCGTCCCCGCACGGCCGCTACACCGCGCGCGACCTGCTGGTCGCGCCGCGCTGGGACCGCGAGGCCGACGACAGCTACGACTTCGCCATGGCGGTGCTCAACACCCGGGACGGCCGGACCGTGCAGGAGGCCGTCGGCGCACAGCGGATCGCGTTCGACACCTGGACCGAGGAGCGCGTGCGCGACGGCGTGCAGGTGTACACGTTCGGGTACCCGGCCGCCTCCCCGTTCGACGGTCGTGACCTGCACTACTGCTCGGGCCGGACCACGCCCGACACCGGCGGCACGACCGCCAACGGCGTCGGCTGCACGATGACCCAGGGCTCCAGCGGCGGCCCGTGGTTCTCCGGTTTCGACACGGGGACGGGCCGCGGCACGATCTCCTCGGTCGTGAGCTTCAAGTACGCGAGCGACAGGAGCACGCAGTACGGGCCGCGGCTCGGGTCCGCGGCCCATCGCGTGTTCGAGCACGCCGAACGCCTGTAG
- a CDS encoding aldehyde dehydrogenase family protein: MTTRPFWLAGTAATGDTEMTVVNPYTGRTAGTVAVPSVAQIEEAVAAAHAVSPEAAALPAHVRADALDHVSRRLAERAEEIAQTITAESGKPIKWARAEAGRAVSVFRWAAEESRRDSGELQRLDTDPGGTGRMALVRRVPQGPVLGISPFNFPLNLVAHKIAPAIAVGAPIILKPAPATPMTALILGEIIAETALPGGMVSVLPMPNDRAAALLTDERLPVISFTGGQFGWELQKLAPHKHVTLELGGNAAAVVLDDADLYWAAGRVALFGNNQAGQVCIGVQRVVVTDAVHDEFVSRLVDAVEALGVGDPADPATDVGPLVDEGAAVRVAAWIDEAVAAGAKLRTGGTRDGVTVAPTVLTDVPADAKVVREEVFGPVLVVQRVSGTDEAFATVNDSDFGLQAGVFTRDLRTAFRAHRELEVGGVIIGDVPTFRADQMPYGGVGKSGVGKEGVRAAMTDLTYERVLVLTGIDL; the protein is encoded by the coding sequence ATGACTACGCGCCCGTTCTGGCTGGCCGGCACCGCCGCGACCGGCGACACCGAGATGACCGTCGTCAACCCCTACACGGGGCGGACCGCGGGTACGGTCGCCGTACCCTCCGTCGCCCAGATCGAGGAGGCCGTCGCCGCGGCCCACGCGGTCTCCCCGGAGGCCGCGGCCCTGCCCGCGCACGTGCGGGCCGACGCGCTCGACCACGTCTCCCGGCGCCTGGCCGAACGCGCCGAGGAGATCGCCCAGACCATCACCGCCGAGAGCGGAAAGCCGATCAAGTGGGCGCGGGCCGAGGCGGGCCGCGCGGTCTCGGTCTTCCGGTGGGCGGCCGAGGAGTCCCGACGCGACAGCGGCGAGCTCCAGCGCCTGGACACCGACCCCGGCGGCACCGGTCGCATGGCGCTGGTGCGCCGCGTGCCCCAGGGCCCGGTGCTGGGCATCTCCCCGTTCAACTTCCCGCTCAACCTGGTGGCGCACAAGATCGCCCCGGCCATCGCGGTCGGCGCGCCCATCATCCTCAAGCCCGCGCCCGCGACGCCGATGACCGCCCTGATCCTCGGGGAGATCATCGCGGAGACCGCCCTGCCCGGCGGCATGGTGTCGGTCCTGCCGATGCCCAACGACCGCGCCGCCGCGCTGCTCACCGACGAGCGCCTCCCGGTCATCTCCTTCACCGGCGGCCAGTTCGGGTGGGAGCTCCAGAAGCTCGCCCCGCACAAGCACGTCACCCTGGAGCTGGGCGGCAACGCCGCCGCCGTCGTGCTCGACGACGCCGACCTGTACTGGGCGGCCGGGCGCGTGGCGCTGTTCGGCAACAACCAGGCGGGCCAGGTGTGCATCGGCGTCCAGCGCGTCGTGGTCACCGACGCCGTCCACGACGAGTTCGTCTCCCGCCTGGTGGACGCGGTCGAGGCGCTCGGTGTGGGCGACCCCGCCGACCCCGCCACGGACGTGGGCCCCCTGGTCGACGAGGGCGCGGCCGTTCGCGTGGCCGCGTGGATCGACGAGGCCGTCGCCGCGGGCGCCAAGCTGCGGACCGGCGGTACGCGCGACGGCGTCACCGTGGCGCCCACCGTCCTCACCGACGTGCCCGCCGACGCCAAGGTCGTGCGCGAGGAGGTGTTCGGCCCCGTGCTGGTGGTGCAGCGGGTGTCGGGCACCGACGAGGCCTTCGCCACCGTCAACGACAGTGACTTCGGCCTCCAGGCGGGCGTGTTCACCCGGGACCTGCGGACCGCGTTCCGGGCCCACCGCGAACTGGAGGTCGGCGGCGTGATCATCGGCGACGTGCCGACCTTCCGCGCCGACCAGATGCCCTACGGCGGTGTCGGCAAGTCGGGCGTGGGCAAGGAGGGCGTGCGCGCGGCGATGACCGACCTGACCTACGAGCGGGTCCTGGTGCTCACCGGGATCGACCTGTAG
- a CDS encoding 3-methyladenine DNA glycosylase — protein sequence MTITRNALAETEWRERAGRHEARVDALVADHLRRRREGERHPVEDFLFTYYNLKPSQLRRWHPGVGTALLGEGARARLEERFYTEADGAVALDAAAFADARPVLGFVERLLESVASRPAHLGCFGLHEWAMVYRTTEVRHGQVPLRLGHEGTDRVVESHRIQCSHFDAYRFFTEPARPRNTLRPTRETQADLDQPGCLHANMDLYKWAYKLAPAVPSELVVDCFELSKDIRVLDMRASPYDLADWGYPPVRIETAEGKAEYMAAQSAFAERGAVLRERLLRVCRALRER from the coding sequence GTGACGATCACCAGGAACGCGCTCGCCGAGACCGAGTGGCGGGAACGCGCCGGCCGGCACGAGGCTCGCGTGGACGCACTGGTCGCCGACCACCTGAGGCGGCGCCGGGAGGGCGAGCGCCATCCGGTGGAGGACTTCCTCTTCACCTACTACAACCTCAAACCGTCCCAGCTGCGCAGGTGGCACCCCGGTGTGGGCACGGCCCTGCTGGGGGAGGGCGCCCGCGCCCGGCTGGAGGAGCGGTTCTACACCGAGGCCGACGGCGCGGTCGCGCTGGACGCGGCGGCCTTCGCCGACGCGCGGCCGGTGCTGGGATTCGTCGAGAGGCTGCTGGAGTCGGTGGCCTCCCGACCGGCGCACCTGGGCTGTTTCGGCCTGCACGAGTGGGCGATGGTCTACCGGACCACGGAGGTCCGCCACGGCCAGGTGCCGCTGCGACTGGGGCACGAGGGCACGGACCGGGTGGTGGAGTCGCACCGCATCCAGTGCTCGCACTTCGACGCGTACCGCTTCTTCACCGAGCCCGCCAGGCCGCGCAACACCCTGCGGCCCACCCGCGAGACCCAGGCCGACCTGGACCAGCCCGGGTGCCTGCACGCCAACATGGACCTGTACAAGTGGGCCTACAAGCTCGCCCCGGCCGTACCGTCCGAGCTGGTGGTGGACTGCTTCGAGCTGTCGAAGGACATCCGCGTGCTGGACATGCGGGCCTCGCCCTACGACCTGGCCGACTGGGGCTATCCGCCGGTCCGCATCGAGACGGCGGAGGGCAAGGCCGAGTACATGGCGGCTCAGAGCGCCTTCGCCGAGCGCGGCGCCGTTCTGCGCGAGCGCCTGCTGCGGGTGTGCCGGGCCCTGCGGGAACGGTAA
- a CDS encoding LPXTG cell wall anchor domain-containing protein — MSISFDAGTVCARFMTGTAIVATAVLGGSALASAAPAPLAPPGDNGTVKIHSPSTPEEDNRNVPKVCDFQIVAFGFDAVEEVTWEIVAQGGGNPHDAEPVLDGTLVLDDEGEGSTELLDLENGHYHLNWTFEGENGEAKQKVFKVVCEDEEPEPSEEPSEQPSEEPSEEPSEQPSEEPTEEPTTDPTEPGTEPSEEPSEPTDESSDPAETDAPTVPADESGTPGGLPVTGSALAALVAAGAVAVAGGGAAVFYTRKRRDTSADDDGSAEG, encoded by the coding sequence GTGAGCATCTCCTTCGACGCGGGCACCGTCTGTGCCCGCTTCATGACCGGTACCGCCATCGTGGCGACCGCCGTCCTCGGCGGTTCCGCCCTGGCGTCCGCCGCTCCCGCCCCCCTCGCCCCTCCCGGTGACAACGGCACGGTGAAGATCCACTCGCCGAGCACCCCCGAGGAGGACAACCGGAACGTGCCCAAGGTCTGCGACTTCCAGATCGTGGCCTTCGGGTTCGACGCCGTCGAGGAGGTGACCTGGGAGATCGTGGCCCAGGGCGGCGGCAACCCGCACGACGCCGAGCCGGTGCTCGACGGCACCCTCGTCCTGGACGACGAGGGGGAGGGCAGCACCGAACTCCTCGACCTGGAGAACGGCCACTACCACCTGAACTGGACCTTCGAGGGCGAGAACGGCGAGGCCAAGCAGAAGGTCTTCAAGGTCGTGTGCGAGGACGAGGAGCCGGAGCCTTCCGAGGAGCCGTCGGAGCAGCCCTCCGAGGAGCCGTCCGAAGAGCCGTCGGAGCAGCCCTCCGAGGAGCCGACCGAGGAGCCCACCACCGACCCGACGGAGCCGGGCACCGAGCCCTCCGAGGAGCCGTCGGAGCCGACGGACGAGTCCTCCGACCCGGCCGAGACCGATGCTCCCACGGTTCCGGCCGACGAGAGCGGCACCCCCGGCGGCCTCCCCGTGACCGGTTCGGCCCTGGCCGCCCTGGTGGCGGCGGGAGCCGTCGCGGTCGCCGGTGGCGGCGCGGCGGTGTTCTACACCCGTAAGCGTCGCGACACCTCCGCCGACGACGACGGTTCCGCCGAGGGCTAG
- a CDS encoding ABC transporter ATP-binding protein, with the protein MSLLEIKDLKVHFPIKRGVVFDRTVGHVRAVDGVSLTIERGQTYGLVGESGCGKTTLGRAVLRLVDITEGQVWFGDRDLAGLDTETMRHQRRNLQMVFQDPLGSLNPRQNIGTILLEGLQAHGIGGPGTDQDMSPKERRARTLQDQRARVVDALERVGLSAKALTRYPHEFSGGQRQRIGIARALVLRPDLIICDEPVSALDVSIQAQVLNLLEGLQEELGLTYLVIAHDLAVVRHVSDVVGVMYLGSLVEEASGDDLYETPMHPYTRSLMSAVPVPDPKVEDARERILLAGDLPSPAAPPPGCRFHTRCPWRQEERCDTERPELRTIRGTHKVACHYAEQILSGEIGPREEYAERIVHGTGTA; encoded by the coding sequence ATGAGCCTGCTGGAGATCAAGGACCTCAAGGTCCACTTCCCGATCAAGCGCGGTGTGGTCTTCGACCGCACGGTCGGGCACGTGCGGGCGGTGGACGGGGTCAGCCTCACCATCGAACGCGGGCAGACCTACGGACTGGTCGGGGAGTCGGGCTGCGGCAAGACCACCCTCGGCCGGGCCGTGCTGCGGCTGGTCGACATCACCGAGGGCCAGGTGTGGTTCGGCGACCGGGACCTGGCGGGCCTGGACACCGAGACGATGCGCCATCAGCGCCGCAACCTGCAGATGGTCTTCCAGGATCCGCTGGGCAGCCTCAACCCGCGCCAGAACATCGGGACCATCCTGTTGGAGGGGCTCCAGGCGCACGGCATCGGCGGCCCGGGGACCGACCAGGACATGAGCCCGAAGGAACGCCGCGCCCGCACGCTCCAGGACCAGCGGGCCCGCGTGGTGGACGCGCTGGAGCGCGTGGGGCTCTCGGCCAAGGCGCTCACCCGCTACCCGCACGAGTTCTCCGGCGGCCAGCGCCAGCGCATCGGGATCGCCCGGGCCCTGGTGCTGCGCCCCGACCTGATCATCTGCGACGAGCCGGTGTCGGCGCTGGACGTGTCGATCCAGGCGCAGGTGCTCAACCTCCTGGAAGGGCTCCAGGAGGAACTCGGCCTCACCTACCTGGTCATCGCGCACGACCTCGCGGTCGTGCGGCACGTCAGCGACGTGGTCGGCGTGATGTACCTGGGCTCGCTCGTGGAGGAGGCCTCCGGGGACGACCTGTACGAGACGCCGATGCACCCCTACACGCGCTCCCTGATGTCGGCCGTGCCGGTCCCGGACCCGAAGGTGGAGGACGCCCGCGAACGCATCCTGCTGGCGGGCGACCTGCCCTCCCCGGCCGCCCCGCCCCCGGGATGCCGCTTCCACACCCGGTGCCCGTGGCGCCAGGAGGAGCGGTGCGACACCGAGCGTCCGGAGCTGCGCACGATCAGGGGGACGCACAAGGTGGCCTGCCACTACGCCGAGCAGATCCTGTCCGGCGAGATCGGCCCGAGGGAGGAGTACGCCGAGCGCATCGTGCACGGCACCGGCACCGCGTGA
- a CDS encoding ABC transporter ATP-binding protein yields MSSSTPLLTVDELSVVFHRRGSDDVRAVDGVSFTLEEGRVTGLVGESGCGKSVTSLALMGLLPSRGLTVGGSARMRLPDGETDLLALSPRRMRDLRGAQLAMIFQDPLSSLNPVIPIGLQVTEILRRHRGMRGATARREAADLLHRVGIPDPTRRLREYPHQLSGGMRQRALIAMAVACRPKLMIADEPTTALDVTIQAQILELLRDLVVEEGTALLMITHDLGVVAGLCDDINVLYAGRAVEAAPRGPLFAEPTHPYTVGLLGSVPRLDAPRGEPLTPVRGSVNDNIAWTDGCAFAPRCDHYTMECLQGAPELVHASGEHTHRCVNPLEHARAAADRTELESPASVGDEEARG; encoded by the coding sequence ATGAGTTCCAGCACGCCGCTGCTGACGGTGGACGAGCTGTCCGTGGTGTTCCACCGCCGGGGGTCGGACGACGTCCGTGCCGTGGACGGGGTCTCCTTCACCCTGGAGGAGGGGCGGGTCACCGGCCTGGTCGGCGAGTCCGGCTGCGGCAAGAGCGTCACCTCGCTCGCCCTGATGGGACTGCTGCCCTCCCGCGGGCTCACGGTCGGCGGGTCCGCCCGCATGCGGCTGCCCGACGGCGAGACCGACCTGCTCGCCCTGTCCCCGCGCCGGATGCGCGACCTGAGGGGCGCGCAGCTGGCGATGATCTTCCAGGACCCGCTCAGCTCGCTCAACCCCGTCATCCCCATCGGCCTCCAGGTCACCGAGATCCTGCGCCGGCACCGCGGGATGCGGGGCGCCACCGCCCGCCGGGAGGCCGCCGACCTGCTGCACCGGGTGGGCATCCCCGACCCGACGCGGCGGCTCCGGGAGTACCCGCACCAGCTCTCCGGCGGGATGCGCCAGCGCGCCCTCATCGCGATGGCGGTGGCCTGCCGGCCTAAGCTGATGATCGCCGACGAGCCCACCACCGCGCTGGACGTGACCATCCAGGCCCAGATCCTGGAGCTGCTCCGCGACCTGGTCGTCGAAGAGGGCACGGCCCTGCTGATGATCACGCACGACCTGGGCGTGGTGGCGGGCCTGTGCGACGACATCAACGTGCTCTACGCGGGGCGGGCGGTGGAGGCGGCGCCCCGGGGCCCGCTCTTCGCCGAACCCACCCACCCGTACACGGTCGGGCTGCTGGGCTCCGTGCCGCGCCTGGACGCGCCGCGCGGCGAGCCGCTCACGCCCGTGCGGGGGTCGGTCAACGACAACATCGCCTGGACGGACGGGTGCGCGTTCGCGCCCCGGTGCGACCACTACACGATGGAGTGCCTGCAGGGGGCGCCCGAGCTCGTGCACGCGTCCGGGGAGCACACGCACCGGTGCGTGAACCCGCTCGAGCACGCGCGGGCGGCGGCGGACCGCACCGAACTGGAGAGCCCGGCCTCGGTCGGCGACGAGGAGGCACGCGGATGA